A genomic region of Ignavibacteria bacterium contains the following coding sequences:
- a CDS encoding YCF48-related protein — protein sequence MSKKLPIVIFLFMMFPPLLFCQSVWQRQNEFTIVGNMNDIIQFDMRKVISVGDYGQICISEDGGTTMKKIQTGFDNHFKALSFLNQNTGYVCGDGGIIIKTTNGGYNWTDLSIEIDEILYDIEIRNDDTMFTVGEKGMIYKSINGGLTWTRKNFSHDYYLLSIKFYNATTGNAVGYPGIILRTTNGGENWYNVSSNINFNRQLIDIDVRNSNGFAVGDSLTIFRTTNYGINWIRDTSSTFYHWNTPLYRVKILDSLNIVCAGADIFHSSNGGESFVSGYFNLYPFASNSIKGMSIKSKDSALICGYSAIGKTMRYSSGTYIGRIPYAVSNLHDISIIDDKNCWVLGPGYSGSQLPHIVFNTSNHGLNWHYKPVFNDSDIVFYQIKFLNKDTGYISTGKRLIKTTNAGASWNIVYYYSWSTGGYELNKLKIYDNRLYSGWGNIIYTTNDGLNWTKVPTPEYTNVHNYAIIDTNIYYTINSNYINNIHKTTNGGLNWTIERHYAYGEIKDLCFIDKFTGIFVGNNSIILKTTAFGSLIKIETGNPDPTMVFNSVHMPDSNNIFIAGNDGIIYNSTNGGYSWELQNSGVTSNLNKVEFYNDKTGWIVGDYGVILFTSTGGKSWSLDPPDTPDKFSLAQNYPNPFNSGTTISFTVPVKNRVAIRIFDAAGRKISELLNEEKERGTYKINFEPKAFASGVYFYSMSSGNFVETKRMIIIK from the coding sequence ATGAGTAAGAAACTACCAATAGTAATTTTCTTATTTATGATGTTTCCGCCGCTCTTATTTTGCCAATCAGTCTGGCAAAGACAGAATGAGTTTACCATTGTCGGAAATATGAACGACATAATCCAATTTGATATGCGCAAAGTCATATCGGTCGGTGATTACGGTCAGATATGTATTTCCGAAGACGGCGGAACTACTATGAAAAAAATTCAGACAGGGTTTGATAATCATTTCAAGGCATTGTCATTTTTAAATCAGAATACGGGTTATGTATGCGGAGACGGTGGAATTATCATAAAAACTACGAACGGTGGATATAACTGGACTGACCTGAGCATCGAGATTGATGAAATATTATATGACATAGAGATAAGAAACGATGATACAATGTTTACAGTTGGAGAAAAAGGAATGATTTATAAATCAATAAATGGAGGCTTAACGTGGACAAGAAAAAATTTCAGTCATGATTATTATTTGCTGTCCATAAAATTTTATAATGCAACAACAGGAAATGCAGTCGGATATCCCGGAATTATTTTGAGAACAACAAACGGCGGAGAGAATTGGTACAATGTATCTTCAAATATTAATTTTAATAGACAACTTATAGACATTGATGTAAGGAACAGCAATGGATTTGCCGTAGGAGATTCATTAACGATTTTCAGGACAACTAACTATGGAATAAATTGGATAAGAGATACTTCTTCTACTTTTTATCATTGGAATACTCCATTATACCGTGTTAAAATTTTAGATAGTTTAAATATCGTTTGTGCGGGAGCTGACATATTTCATTCAAGTAACGGCGGAGAAAGTTTTGTTTCAGGTTATTTTAATTTATATCCCTTTGCCTCAAATTCTATAAAGGGTATGTCAATTAAATCAAAAGATTCAGCGTTAATATGCGGATATAGTGCTATAGGCAAGACTATGAGATATAGCAGTGGCACATATATAGGGCGAATTCCTTATGCGGTTTCTAACTTACATGACATTTCAATCATCGATGATAAAAATTGCTGGGTGCTGGGTCCCGGGTATTCCGGTTCTCAGCTGCCTCATATTGTATTCAATACGAGTAATCATGGGTTGAATTGGCATTATAAACCGGTGTTTAATGATTCCGACATTGTATTTTATCAGATAAAATTTCTTAACAAAGACACAGGATATATTTCAACCGGTAAAAGATTAATAAAAACTACTAACGCTGGAGCCAGCTGGAATATTGTTTATTATTATAGTTGGAGTACGGGAGGATATGAATTAAATAAATTAAAAATTTATGATAATAGATTATATTCCGGCTGGGGTAATATAATATATACAACCAATGATGGTTTAAACTGGACAAAGGTTCCCACTCCTGAATATACAAATGTCCATAATTATGCCATAATAGATACAAATATTTATTATACAATAAACTCCAATTATATAAACAATATTCATAAAACTACAAACGGGGGATTAAACTGGACAATAGAAAGACATTATGCTTACGGTGAAATAAAAGACCTTTGTTTCATAGATAAGTTTACAGGAATTTTTGTCGGCAATAATTCCATAATTTTGAAAACAACTGCATTTGGTTCATTGATTAAAATCGAAACAGGCAATCCCGACCCGACTATGGTTTTTAATTCCGTTCACATGCCTGATAGCAACAACATTTTTATTGCAGGAAATGATGGCATAATTTATAACTCAACAAACGGCGGTTATAGCTGGGAGCTGCAGAATAGCGGTGTAACAAGCAATCTTAATAAAGTTGAATTTTATAATGATAAAACCGGATGGATTGTTGGAGACTACGGAGTTATTTTATTTACATCCACAGGCGGCAAAAGCTGGTCGCTTGACCCGCCGGACACTCCTGATAAATTTTCTCTTGCTCAGAATTATCCTAATCCTTTTAATTCAGGAACAACAATTAGCTTCACAGTTCCGGTAAAAAACAGAGTTGCAATCCGGATTTTTGATGCGGCGGGAAGAAAAATCTCCGAGCTTCTCAATGAAGAAAAAGAGCGGGGAACTTATAAAATAAATTTTGAGCCGAAAGCTTTTGCAAGCGGAGTTTATTTTTATTCGATGTCGTCAGGGAATTTCGTCGAAACAAAAAGAATGATTATCATAAAATAA
- a CDS encoding outer membrane beta-barrel protein has protein sequence MKKIFILTFILAANISYAQIFTYDNLELGLNIDAYYAKNSIGKEVSSQFLDEANSYLDYYLNSYNYTTPIQDRIRLYNASLTARYSDEDIKGVATLQYGDIIEDYYYPYYPYFERNDYIREANAGFSPVDDLWIEGGIFFQPFSAEPVLPGKNFLTSTAIQSGVEPFKMNALKISYEFINNLSAGFILSEGYSEGQTVEKNKSFGFMIDYSPMENLNIKINNLTGNVYHFYIESWDPYIDFDSRKVLRFFNNAIITYDFNERLQFISGIDFIVQEKSNLYVFDKSVSMYSGFISGRYKINDKLSISGRMEYLNDKHGIFTFAGYFIDYFPYPTGMEAGAFAFGIQYSPKPQLYARLEMNYMDIYQRLGLNYSSYRNGYSKFTGIASMGLNF, from the coding sequence ATGAAAAAAATATTTATTCTCACATTTATTCTCGCTGCAAATATTTCTTATGCGCAGATATTTACCTATGATAATCTTGAATTAGGATTAAATATAGATGCTTATTATGCAAAAAATTCAATCGGGAAAGAAGTTTCTTCTCAATTTCTTGATGAAGCAAACTCATATTTAGATTATTACTTGAATAGCTATAATTATACAACGCCAATACAAGATAGAATAAGATTATACAATGCTTCTCTCACTGCACGTTATTCGGATGAGGATATAAAAGGCGTTGCAACTTTGCAATACGGTGATATTATTGAAGATTATTATTATCCATATTACCCTTATTTTGAGAGAAATGATTACATAAGAGAAGCAAATGCGGGGTTTTCTCCTGTGGATGATTTATGGATTGAAGGAGGAATTTTCTTTCAGCCGTTTAGTGCTGAACCGGTTTTACCGGGGAAAAATTTCCTGACATCGACAGCAATTCAAAGCGGAGTTGAACCTTTTAAGATGAATGCCTTAAAAATTTCTTATGAATTCATAAATAATTTATCCGCAGGTTTTATTTTAAGCGAAGGATATTCCGAAGGTCAGACTGTGGAAAAAAACAAATCTTTCGGATTTATGATTGATTATTCGCCTATGGAAAATTTAAATATTAAAATTAATAATCTCACAGGCAATGTTTATCATTTTTATATTGAGTCATGGGACCCTTACATAGATTTTGATTCGAGGAAAGTTTTAAGATTTTTCAACAATGCAATAATCACATATGATTTTAATGAAAGATTGCAGTTTATATCTGGCATTGATTTCATAGTTCAGGAGAAAAGTAATTTATATGTTTTTGATAAATCAGTCTCAATGTATTCGGGATTTATTTCAGGGAGGTATAAAATAAACGATAAGCTCAGCATTTCCGGGCGTATGGAGTACTTAAATGACAAGCATGGAATTTTCACATTTGCAGGGTATTTCATAGATTATTTTCCTTACCCCACAGGAATGGAAGCAGGAGCGTTTGCTTTCGGAATTCAATATAGTCCAAAACCTCAATTATATGCGCGGCTTGAAATGAATTATATGGATATATACCAGAGATTAGGACTTAATTACAGCAGTTATAGAAATGGTTATTCGAAGTTTACCGGCATTGCCTCAATGGGATTGAATTTCTAA
- a CDS encoding DUF4406 domain-containing protein, with protein MLIGVAGPYSADTEEQRQKNLDAMNIAAAKLLEKGHTPLIGVNAALPIVQALQKTNPDSEVDIYEAIMKISLAVIDKCEALLLIGESPGANRERDLVLSKGLKVYYSLDEIP; from the coding sequence ATGCTAATCGGAGTTGCGGGACCATATTCGGCTGATACTGAAGAACAGCGGCAAAAAAATCTCGATGCAATGAACATTGCTGCGGCGAAGCTTCTCGAAAAAGGTCACACACCGCTCATCGGTGTCAACGCTGCGCTTCCCATAGTTCAGGCGCTTCAAAAAACAAATCCAGATTCAGAAGTCGATATATACGAAGCGATTATGAAAATCTCACTTGCGGTTATTGATAAATGCGAAGCATTGTTATTAATCGGTGAAAGTCCCGGCGCAAACCGCGAACGCGACCTCGTGCTTTCAAAAGGACTCAAAGTTTATTACTCGCTTGACGAAATTCCCTAA
- the rpsL gene encoding 30S ribosomal protein S12: MPTINQLIRKGRQDKVYKSKAPAMDACPQKRGVCTRVYTTTPKKPNSALRKVARVRLTNQIEVTAYIPGEGHNLQEHSIVLIRGGRVKDLPGVRYHIIRGALDTAGVANRKKGRSKYGAKKVKGEAAK; the protein is encoded by the coding sequence TTGCCTACAATTAATCAATTAATCCGTAAGGGAAGACAGGACAAAGTATATAAAAGTAAAGCTCCTGCAATGGATGCGTGTCCTCAAAAAAGAGGTGTATGCACAAGAGTTTATACAACTACTCCTAAGAAACCAAACTCAGCTTTGAGAAAAGTTGCGAGAGTGCGCTTAACAAATCAAATCGAAGTGACAGCATATATTCCGGGTGAAGGTCATAACCTTCAGGAACACTCGATTGTTCTAATAAGAGGTGGGAGAGTAAAAGACCTTCCGGGTGTAAGATATCACATTATCAGAGGCGCTTTGGATACAGCAGGTGTTGCTAACAGAAAGAAAGGACGTTCTAAGTACGGTGCTAAGAAAGTAAAAGGCGAAGCCGCTAAGTAA
- the rpsG gene encoding 30S ribosomal protein S7 codes for MRRKRADKRQRLPDFKHNDLLVGRFINMLMYDGKKTKSSNILYEAFRVIEEKTKGNPLDVFKQAVNNAAPSIEVRSRRVGGSNYQIPMEVRPDRRTSLAIKWLISYARARNEKSMASRLANELMAASVGEGSAVKKKEDVHRMAEANKAFAHFKW; via the coding sequence ATGAGACGTAAACGCGCAGACAAAAGACAAAGATTACCGGATTTCAAGCATAATGATTTGCTTGTCGGAAGATTCATTAATATGTTGATGTATGATGGAAAGAAAACAAAATCTTCCAACATACTTTATGAAGCTTTCAGAGTTATCGAAGAGAAAACCAAAGGTAATCCTCTTGACGTATTTAAACAGGCAGTAAACAATGCTGCTCCAAGCATCGAAGTTCGCTCGAGAAGAGTCGGTGGTTCAAACTACCAGATTCCGATGGAAGTAAGACCTGACAGAAGAACTTCACTTGCAATCAAATGGCTCATCAGCTATGCAAGAGCAAGAAACGAAAAATCAATGGCTTCAAGACTTGCCAATGAATTAATGGCAGCGTCAGTCGGTGAAGGCAGCGCAGTTAAGAAAAAGGAAGACGTTCATAGAATGGCAGAAGCTAACAAAGCTTTCGCGCATTTTAAGTGGTAA
- the fusA gene encoding elongation factor G, with amino-acid sequence MSRSYPLEKTRNIGISAHIDAGKTTTTERILYYTGRTHRLGEVHEGAATMDWMEQEKERGITITSAATTCFWRDNRINIIDTPGHVDFTAEVERSLRVLDGAVALFCAVGGVEPQSETVWRQMDKYKVPRIAFVNKMDRIGADFFNVIQMMKDRLKANAVPIQLPIGQGDLFVGLIDLIDMKARMFNEDSLGATFEDAEIPDAYKEQANEYRQKLLEAVSDVDDTLLEKFLEGKEITHEEVMNVLRKATIDIKIIPVLCGSSFKNKGVQNLLDDVIDLLPSPLDVKDGKIEGHHLHTDDHIYRRVADDEKFTALAFKIMTDPFVGKLTFFRVYSGVAEAGSYVYNSVSGKKERVGRLLQMHANHREEIKKVYSGDIAAAVGLKSTRTGDTLCDESDPIVLEKITFPEPVIQIAIEPKTKADQDKLGESLAKLSDEDPTFRVSSDEETGQTLIAGMGELHLEIIVDRLKREFKVDANVGKPQVAYKETIKKKVVQEGKFIRQSGGRGQFGHVWLEIEPNEKGKGYIFENAIVGGVIPKEYIPKVSEGIIEAMKNGVLAGYPVEDVKVKLFDGSYHDVDSSEMAFKIAGSMGFKEGARKANPTLLEPIMEVEVVTPDEYMGEVMGDLSSRRGRIEGMSQRSDAQVIKSLVPLSEMFGYATQLRSMSQGRAIYTMQFSHYDEAPKSVADQIVEKFKGKAVTA; translated from the coding sequence ATGTCAAGGTCATATCCGTTAGAAAAGACAAGAAATATAGGGATTTCAGCGCACATCGATGCAGGTAAAACTACAACTACCGAAAGAATTCTATATTATACAGGAAGAACCCATCGTCTTGGTGAAGTGCACGAAGGTGCTGCAACCATGGACTGGATGGAGCAGGAAAAAGAAAGAGGTATAACAATTACTTCTGCTGCTACTACATGTTTCTGGAGAGATAACAGAATTAATATTATCGATACACCGGGACACGTTGACTTTACTGCAGAAGTTGAGCGTTCATTGAGAGTTCTTGATGGTGCAGTTGCATTATTCTGCGCGGTTGGTGGTGTTGAGCCGCAATCAGAAACCGTCTGGAGACAGATGGATAAGTACAAAGTTCCGAGAATTGCATTCGTGAACAAGATGGACAGAATAGGAGCGGATTTCTTCAATGTAATCCAGATGATGAAAGACCGTTTGAAAGCTAACGCTGTGCCGATTCAATTACCAATCGGTCAGGGAGATTTATTCGTTGGTCTTATCGATTTGATTGATATGAAAGCAAGAATGTTCAACGAGGACAGCTTAGGCGCGACATTTGAAGATGCCGAAATTCCTGATGCATATAAAGAGCAGGCAAATGAATACAGACAGAAACTGCTTGAAGCTGTTTCTGACGTAGATGATACATTACTTGAAAAATTTCTCGAGGGTAAAGAAATTACCCACGAAGAAGTTATGAACGTATTAAGAAAAGCTACTATTGACATAAAGATTATTCCTGTATTATGCGGTTCTTCGTTTAAGAATAAAGGTGTTCAGAACTTGCTTGATGATGTTATCGATTTATTGCCTTCACCATTAGATGTGAAAGACGGTAAAATCGAAGGGCATCATTTACATACAGATGACCATATATATAGAAGAGTTGCCGATGATGAGAAATTTACAGCATTGGCGTTTAAGATTATGACAGACCCGTTTGTGGGTAAGCTTACATTCTTCAGAGTTTATTCAGGTGTTGCAGAGGCGGGAAGCTACGTTTACAATTCTGTTTCAGGAAAGAAAGAAAGAGTCGGCAGATTGCTTCAGATGCATGCAAACCACAGAGAAGAAATTAAGAAAGTGTATTCTGGTGACATAGCGGCAGCAGTCGGATTGAAAAGCACAAGAACAGGTGATACTCTTTGTGATGAGTCAGACCCGATTGTTCTTGAGAAAATTACATTCCCTGAGCCGGTTATTCAGATTGCTATCGAGCCGAAAACAAAAGCTGACCAGGATAAACTTGGTGAGTCTCTTGCAAAGCTTTCAGATGAGGATCCGACTTTCAGAGTAAGTTCAGATGAAGAAACAGGACAGACTTTAATTGCAGGTATGGGTGAGCTTCACCTTGAGATCATTGTTGACAGATTAAAAAGAGAATTTAAAGTTGATGCAAACGTTGGTAAGCCTCAGGTAGCATATAAAGAAACGATTAAGAAGAAAGTTGTTCAGGAAGGTAAATTCATCAGACAGTCAGGCGGTAGAGGTCAATTTGGACACGTATGGCTTGAAATCGAACCGAATGAAAAAGGAAAAGGATATATTTTTGAAAATGCGATTGTCGGTGGTGTTATTCCGAAAGAATACATTCCGAAAGTATCTGAAGGTATTATAGAAGCTATGAAGAACGGTGTTCTTGCAGGTTATCCTGTTGAGGACGTCAAGGTAAAATTATTTGACGGTTCATATCACGATGTTGACTCATCTGAAATGGCATTTAAAATTGCCGGTTCTATGGGATTCAAAGAGGGAGCAAGAAAAGCTAACCCGACATTGCTTGAGCCGATTATGGAAGTTGAAGTTGTTACACCGGACGAATACATGGGCGAGGTTATGGGTGACCTTAGCTCACGCAGAGGAAGAATTGAAGGCATGAGTCAAAGAAGCGATGCTCAGGTTATTAAATCTTTAGTTCCGCTTTCAGAGATGTTCGGTTATGCAACACAATTGAGGTCTATGTCACAGGGAAGAGCTATCTACACAATGCAGTTCTCGCATTATGATGAAGCTCCGAAATCAGTGGCAGACCAGATAGTAGAGAAGTTTAAAGGAAAAGCAGTAACTGCTTAA
- the tuf gene encoding elongation factor Tu — MAKEKYDVSKPHVNIGTIGHVDHGKTTLTAAINMTLAKKGLTKNVKKFDDIDKAPEEKARGITIATAHVEYETDKRHYAHVDCPGHADYVKNMITGAAQMDGAILVVAATDGPMPQTKEHILLARQVGVPKMVVFLNKVDAADPELLELVEMEIREELSKRDYPGDEIPIVRGSALKAMEAALDPNSANDDERFKCIYELMDAVDNYIPEPTREVDKPFLMSVEDVFSITGRGTVATGRIERGQVKVGEEVELIGLGQQKKTVVTGAEMFNKELDVAVAGFNCGLLLRGVDKNEIERGMVLAKPGSITPHTEFEAQVYVLTKEEGGRHTPFSNKYRPQFYFRTTDVTGEVTLPNGVEIVMPGDNIDGLKVVLQKSIAMEEGLKFAIREGGRTVGAGIVTKIIK; from the coding sequence ATGGCTAAAGAAAAATATGATGTCTCGAAGCCACACGTTAATATTGGTACAATCGGTCACGTTGACCATGGAAAAACCACGCTGACTGCTGCTATCAATATGACCCTTGCAAAGAAAGGGCTTACCAAAAACGTTAAGAAATTTGACGATATTGATAAAGCACCTGAAGAAAAAGCAAGAGGGATTACAATCGCTACTGCTCACGTAGAGTACGAAACAGATAAAAGACACTATGCACACGTTGACTGTCCGGGTCACGCTGACTATGTAAAGAACATGATTACCGGTGCTGCTCAAATGGACGGAGCAATCCTCGTTGTAGCTGCAACCGACGGTCCTATGCCGCAAACAAAAGAGCACATCCTTTTGGCAAGACAGGTTGGTGTTCCGAAAATGGTTGTCTTCTTGAACAAAGTTGACGCTGCAGATCCGGAATTGCTTGAGCTTGTTGAAATGGAAATCAGAGAAGAATTATCGAAGAGAGATTATCCGGGAGATGAAATTCCAATCGTTAGAGGTTCTGCCTTAAAAGCGATGGAAGCTGCTCTCGATCCTAACTCTGCAAATGATGACGAGAGATTCAAATGTATCTATGAATTAATGGATGCAGTTGATAATTATATTCCTGAGCCGACAAGAGAAGTTGACAAACCTTTCTTGATGTCTGTTGAAGACGTATTCTCTATTACTGGTAGAGGTACTGTAGCAACAGGAAGAATTGAAAGAGGTCAGGTTAAAGTTGGCGAGGAAGTTGAATTGATTGGTTTAGGACAGCAAAAGAAAACCGTTGTAACAGGCGCAGAAATGTTCAATAAAGAATTGGACGTTGCAGTAGCAGGTTTCAACTGCGGACTTTTGTTAAGAGGTGTTGACAAAAACGAAATCGAAAGAGGTATGGTTCTCGCTAAACCGGGTTCTATTACTCCTCATACAGAATTCGAAGCTCAGGTTTACGTATTGACCAAAGAAGAAGGTGGAAGACATACTCCATTTTCTAACAAATACAGACCGCAGTTCTATTTCAGAACTACAGACGTAACAGGTGAAGTAACTCTACCTAATGGTGTTGAAATAGTTATGCCCGGCGATAACATCGATGGATTGAAGGTTGTTCTTCAAAAATCAATCGCGATGGAAGAAGGATTGAAATTCGCTATCAGAGAAGGCGGAAGAACTGTTGGTGCAGGTATCGTAACTAAAATAATTAAGTAA
- the rpsJ gene encoding 30S ribosomal protein S10, with the protein MASQKIRIKLRSFDHLLLDKWTAKIIQTIKSTGAIVSGPIPLPTKKHVYTVNRSPHVDKKSREQFETRSHKRLIDILNSSNKTIDALTKLDPPGGVDIEIKV; encoded by the coding sequence TTGGCTTCACAAAAAATCAGAATAAAACTACGTTCATTTGACCATCTGCTTTTAGATAAGTGGACTGCGAAAATCATACAGACAATAAAATCAACCGGTGCAATCGTCAGCGGTCCAATTCCGCTTCCGACAAAGAAACATGTATATACCGTTAACAGGTCGCCGCATGTCGATAAAAAGTCAAGAGAGCAATTTGAGACAAGATCACACAAAAGATTAATAGATATATTAAACTCGTCTAATAAAACCATTGATGCTCTGACAAAACTTGACCCTCCGGGCGGTGTTGATATTGAGATAAAGGTATAA
- the rplC gene encoding 50S ribosomal protein L3, translated as MLGILGKKLGMTTYFTDNGDAVPCTVIEAGPCVITQIRTKEKDGYEAVQLGFGERREKTINKAQRQVYKKLEVSPSRFIAEIRDYPTADLKQGDVIKVDIFNEGDKVKVSGISKGKGFQGVVKRHGFGGGVRTHGQSDRLRAPGSIGASSYPSRVFKGQRMAGRMGTDRITVRNLKVVKIFPDSNLILVKGAVPGAKSGFVEIYK; from the coding sequence ATGTTAGGCATATTAGGTAAAAAATTAGGGATGACTACGTATTTCACCGATAATGGTGATGCAGTCCCCTGCACAGTTATAGAAGCAGGTCCTTGTGTTATTACACAGATAAGAACAAAAGAAAAAGACGGTTATGAAGCTGTTCAGTTAGGGTTCGGTGAGAGAAGAGAAAAGACAATCAATAAAGCACAAAGACAGGTTTACAAAAAACTCGAAGTTTCTCCTTCAAGATTCATTGCTGAAATAAGAGATTACCCGACTGCTGATTTAAAGCAGGGTGATGTTATCAAAGTTGATATCTTCAATGAAGGCGACAAAGTAAAAGTATCAGGCATTTCAAAAGGAAAGGGATTCCAGGGCGTTGTTAAAAGACACGGCTTCGGCGGTGGTGTTAGAACTCACGGACAAAGCGACAGATTGAGAGCTCCCGGTTCTATCGGCGCAAGCTCGTATCCTTCAAGAGTATTCAAAGGACAGAGAATGGCAGGAAGAATGGGAACTGACAGAATTACAGTCAGAAATCTCAAAGTTGTTAAGATATTTCCTGATTCAAACCTTATTCTTGTTAAAGGAGCTGTTCCGGGTGCAAAATCCGGCTTCGTTGAAATTTATAAATAA
- the rplD gene encoding 50S ribosomal protein L4, whose translation MELKVYNIDGNETGESVKLPDEVFNIEPNDHLIYQAVRVYLSNQRQGTHKAKERAEVRGGGKKPFRQKGTGRARQGTSRSPLMVGGGTIFGPRPHLYKLDLPKKAARLARRSALSKKAKENQIMVIQDFSFDAPKTKDMANILKALKLDNTKTLFLVANKNENLYKSGRNIHNLNVQISDKAATYELLNNQMILVQKSAVDNLCKSLI comes from the coding sequence ATGGAACTCAAAGTATATAACATTGATGGCAATGAAACAGGCGAGAGCGTAAAGCTTCCTGATGAAGTATTTAACATCGAACCGAATGACCACTTGATTTATCAGGCGGTAAGAGTATATCTCTCAAATCAAAGACAGGGAACTCACAAAGCTAAGGAAAGAGCAGAAGTTCGAGGCGGCGGTAAAAAGCCGTTCAGACAAAAAGGGACAGGCAGAGCAAGGCAGGGAACAAGCCGTTCACCATTGATGGTTGGCGGGGGAACGATTTTCGGACCAAGACCTCACTTGTATAAGCTTGACCTTCCAAAGAAAGCTGCACGTCTTGCAAGAAGAAGCGCTTTAAGCAAAAAAGCTAAAGAAAACCAAATAATGGTTATTCAGGATTTTTCTTTCGACGCTCCAAAGACAAAAGATATGGCAAATATCTTAAAAGCTTTGAAGCTGGACAATACAAAGACATTATTTTTGGTTGCAAATAAAAACGAGAATTTATATAAATCAGGAAGAAACATTCATAACTTGAACGTCCAGATTTCAGATAAAGCAGCAACTTATGAGCTTTTGAACAACCAAATGATTTTGGTGCAAAAGTCAGCCGTTGATAATCTTTGCAAAAGTTTAATATAA
- the rplW gene encoding 50S ribosomal protein L23, whose amino-acid sequence MKKQILIRPLITEKNTTIQETLNKYVFEVSKDSNKIEIAKAVEDKFKVRVTGVTTAVNKGKRKSQFTKRGRFEGFRADLKKAFVTLHKEDKIDFFGTEA is encoded by the coding sequence ATGAAAAAACAAATTTTAATAAGACCTCTTATTACGGAAAAAAATACTACTATTCAGGAAACCCTGAATAAGTATGTATTTGAGGTTTCTAAAGATTCCAATAAAATCGAAATTGCAAAGGCAGTCGAAGATAAATTCAAAGTTCGTGTTACCGGTGTAACTACAGCAGTGAACAAAGGTAAAAGAAAATCACAGTTTACCAAAAGAGGAAGATTCGAAGGTTTCAGAGCCGACTTGAAAAAAGCATTTGTAACTTTGCATAAAGAAGATAAAATCGATTTCTTCGGAACAGAAGCGTAA
- a CDS encoding RNA polymerase sigma factor RpoD/SigA gives MKLGKQYTSRENQSTDIYLKEISKTQPLTVDEEIECAKKIKKGDKRALDRLVKANLRFVVSVAKQYQNQGLSLNDLINEGNLGLIKAAKKFDETRGFKFISYAVWWIRQSILQALAEQSRVVRLPLNIVQQKSKISKTISELEQANERAPNVLEIAEQLDMSVYEVQETLKNSGGHVSMDAPSIHGEDTKLIDIMPDKQEKMPDATLMRDSLRIEIERALDTLSQREKEVVKLYYGLEKENPLTLEEIGDKYKLTRERVRQIKEKAIRRLRQASRSKALKSYLGQ, from the coding sequence ATGAAATTAGGTAAACAGTACACAAGCCGTGAAAACCAATCTACGGACATCTACTTAAAAGAGATCAGCAAAACTCAGCCTCTTACGGTGGATGAAGAAATCGAATGTGCAAAGAAAATTAAAAAAGGCGACAAGAGGGCGTTAGACCGACTCGTAAAAGCCAATTTAAGATTCGTTGTTTCGGTGGCTAAGCAATATCAGAACCAGGGACTATCCCTCAACGACCTCATAAACGAAGGCAACTTAGGTCTGATTAAAGCTGCAAAAAAGTTCGACGAAACAAGAGGATTCAAATTCATTTCTTACGCAGTTTGGTGGATAAGGCAGTCAATCTTGCAGGCACTCGCTGAACAATCGAGAGTTGTAAGGTTACCGTTGAATATCGTTCAGCAAAAAAGTAAAATTTCCAAAACAATCAGCGAGCTTGAACAGGCAAATGAAAGAGCGCCGAACGTTCTTGAAATTGCGGAACAGCTCGATATGTCGGTCTATGAAGTTCAGGAAACACTAAAGAACTCAGGCGGACACGTTTCCATGGATGCTCCGAGCATTCACGGAGAGGATACAAAGCTTATAGACATAATGCCCGACAAGCAGGAAAAAATGCCGGATGCAACTTTGATGAGAGACTCATTGAGAATCGAAATCGAAAGAGCGCTCGACACACTTTCTCAAAGAGAAAAAGAAGTAGTGAAGTTATACTATGGCCTTGAGAAGGAAAACCCGCTTACACTTGAAGAAATCGGTGATAAATACAAGCTGACACGTGAAAGAGTAAGACAGATTAAGGAAAAAGCAATCAGAAGATTAAGACAGGCATCGAGAAGCAAAGCATTGAAGTCATACTTAGGTCAGTAA